The genomic region CAAAACTATGTTCTTCCGATTCAATTACAGAAACGCTATTTATTTTTTCATCAAGCTCGGCTTTACTAAGTGTATTAATGTCGTATATTTTCATCTCCATTAATTCCTGCCTATTATATTTGTAGAGTTTTGCAGCAGCATAATTGGCAAAGGTGATGTTTTTTGTAATAGGTTCTATGGCCAACATGGCGGCTGAATTCTGTTCCAGATAATCTCTAAATTGTTTCTCTGAGTAAATTACTTTCTGACGCTCAATGGTCAACTTGTCAATATTCGTTTTTAATTCTATCTCTAAGTTTTTCCTTTCTGTAATATCAAACGCGGAACCAATAGCGGCAGGTTCTCCCATATAATTAATCGGGGAGGCTGCAAATTCCACCCACTTTTCAATTCCAGATTTGGTAATGATTTTAAATTCATAACTATCAGATGGAGAGCTGTTTTCAAGTCGATTAAGACCTCGATTTCTAACCACTTCAATATGCTCAGGAGAGACCAAAAACCAAAATGCTTTGTTCTTAACTTCTGCAAAAGAATAACCCGTAATTTTCTCGAAAGAATGATTAGTGTATAAATACTTGTGGCTATAGATAAATATGGCTGCAGTAGCTGAGTTTGTTAATGCTTTGAAAGTTTGTTCCGATTCTTCTAATCTTGACTTGATCCAATTAGAGTTGGTAATATCTATGGAGCTTACGATTAAACTTTCACTTTTGCTATCGAAATTAGAAAGGTTTGCAGAGGCTTTTATCGTTTTGTACTTGTCTCCAACAGATCTTAATCTATAGATAAATTCAAAAACTTTTCCTGTTTTTCTTAGTTCATCAAACCCTTGATTTATTTTAGTAACATCTTCAGGGTGAATCAGATTTAACCAATCTTCTAATTTATTATTCTCTTTTGTAGATTTCTCAAAAATCTCTTTCATTTCATCATTGAAACGTATGTTGAGTGTTGAAGTATTAATATCAATAATTCCTATTCTATCCATTTGAGTAACAAAAAGCAGTCTGTTTTTAAGTTCCTTTAAGGTGTTTTCTGCATTCTTTCTATCCTGAATATCACGCATGATACTGATATATCCCTTGTTGGTTTTATTTGAAACCATTTCAATGGTTAGAGGTTCTTGGTTTTTCCTATTGATCAGCCTCTCCTTTTTAACATCCTCTCCTTTGTTTACCTTGTGAAAAAGAAGCGGATTTTTTTCTAGTTGATGTTGATCAAATAAGAAGCTAATGTGATGGCCCAATAATTCGGAAGCTTGATAACCTGTCATTTCATAGGCTTTTTGATTGGCCTTTATGATTTCTGCTTGATGATTGCCTATGATGATGCCATCTCCCGCCAAATCAAATAGATCGGTTTCATTAATACTTGAATTGTTTTCAGAGGATTCTAATATTTCTAAGTTATCGATTTGATGGCCAATAATCATCCATTCTGAATGATGACCTGAACATCCCTCAATTTTATTTATTTCAAGTTCAAAATCGTTTTTAGGATGTTTAAGAACAAGTTGAATTGGAATTTCTTTATCAAGTAGAAACTGTTGGATATTCTCAATGAGGATATTGTTTTTATCCGCATTTATTAGTTCTGAAAATGTATATGGATTTAAAAGGTCGGAGCAATTTGGTAGATCGAAAAGCTTACGGAACTTTTGATTATAAGACTTTATAATCATTTCTTGATTTAGAGTGAAGAATAGTATACTCTTTGATTTCTCTAAAGTTCTTTGAAGTTGCTTGTTAGAATTTGGCATTATTAGTATTCTTTGATTAATTTGCAATCATGAAGATACGAAAAAAATCAATAAATACAATTTAGAAAACTAGTGTAAAGACACTTCCTTTGTCTTGAATGGATTTCACAAAAATATTTCCCTTATGCAAATGCATGATTTGTCGGCTTAAGCTTAATCCAATTCCTGAGCCTTCTTTTTTCGATGTAAAGAAAGGCATAAATATTTTGTCCAAAATATCGGGCTTTATACCTTTCCCATTATCCGCCACTTCAATAATAATATGTTCGTTTTTATTGAATCGAGAAGTGAGGATGATTTGCGGATTTTCTTGATATTCAAGAGCATGAAAAGCATTAATGAGGAGGTTTATTAAAACCTGTTCAATCAAATTGGGATCTGCCATGATACCAATGTTTTCAGGTGTAGTTTCTATTTGAATGTCAATATTAGCATTTTTCGTTTTGTGGAGTAGCATAAGCTTGGCTTCAAAGAGTAAGTCTTTTACTACCACTCTTTGGAAGTTAGGCATAGGAATTCGAGTTAAGTCCCGATAAACCTCAACAAAGCCTAATAAACCACTACTTCTGCGGCTTATTGTACTTAAGGCTTGATGCATGCTATCTAAATCATCCTCGTCCATGGCATGGTCAACTCGCTCTGGAAGTAATTCTTGTACTGTAGAAGCCAAAGATGAAATAGGAGTGATGGAATTCATGATCTCATGTGTTAATACTCGTATCAGCTTCTGCCAACTTTCTATCTCTTTCCTCTCTAATTCTGAGTGAATATTCTTTACGCTGACTAATAAATATTCCTCCCCTTTTTTCTTAAATTCTGTAGCCTGAATCGACAATTGCATCAATTCATCTTCTTGGTAGATTTTGATCAGTTTGCTATCATCCTGACGAAGTTGCAGCAGTTTCTCTGGTAAATCTGGATCAATAGATCCCAACTCTTTTATATGTTTTAAATTATTGATTTTGAAGAGCTGTTTTACCGCATTATTATAGATATCGATGGTGCCATCAGTTCGGTAGGTAATAATTCCAATACTGATATGCTGGACAATAGTTTGAAGCTGATTGTGATGTTCTTCTTTTTCGGCTCTAGTTTTTACAAATTGTTGAATAACCTGATTAAAACTCTCATTAAGTTTATTAAAACTTTCTCCCTTATTCTCAGAAACAAAGCTACTGGTGAAATCATTATATTTTACATTATCGAAAAATCGCGTCAGCTTTCTATTGGTTTGTTCTACGTATTTTATCAATAATACCATTTGTATTATCATCACCACAAAACTAATAGTAGAAGTGATGTAATTATGGCTTTCAAAAAGCCAAATAAATAGAAAGGTATTAATAACGATGAATACCAATCGAATAACTACTGAAGTTCGAAAAGTATTAGAGATCATATTTTTCTATTCTTCTGTATAATGAAGCTCGAGTAAGTCCAAGTTCATGTGCTGCCTTAGTAATATTTCCTCCATGCTTGTCAATCACTTTTCTGATCAGGATTTTTTCTGTGTCTTCTAAATTTAAGTTATCCGCATTCAGAAGTGCATTCTTATGAATAGGCTTG from Lentimicrobium sp. L6 harbors:
- a CDS encoding PAS domain S-box protein, with the translated sequence MPNSNKQLQRTLEKSKSILFFTLNQEMIIKSYNQKFRKLFDLPNCSDLLNPYTFSELINADKNNILIENIQQFLLDKEIPIQLVLKHPKNDFELEINKIEGCSGHHSEWMIIGHQIDNLEILESSENNSSINETDLFDLAGDGIIIGNHQAEIIKANQKAYEMTGYQASELLGHHISFLFDQHQLEKNPLLFHKVNKGEDVKKERLINRKNQEPLTIEMVSNKTNKGYISIMRDIQDRKNAENTLKELKNRLLFVTQMDRIGIIDINTSTLNIRFNDEMKEIFEKSTKENNKLEDWLNLIHPEDVTKINQGFDELRKTGKVFEFIYRLRSVGDKYKTIKASANLSNFDSKSESLIVSSIDITNSNWIKSRLEESEQTFKALTNSATAAIFIYSHKYLYTNHSFEKITGYSFAEVKNKAFWFLVSPEHIEVVRNRGLNRLENSSPSDSYEFKIITKSGIEKWVEFAASPINYMGEPAAIGSAFDITERKNLEIELKTNIDKLTIERQKVIYSEKQFRDYLEQNSAAMLAIEPITKNITFANYAAAKLYKYNRQELMEMKIYDINTLSKAELDEKINSVSVIESEEHSFVHRTKYGSEINVHINQSFIISNQEPSLLQIIHDISEEVTNKNKLIESHNTYRNILASISEMIYILDEDGNFKYVNDSAIKTYGYEFSYFIGKSPAFLSAPGMNDLNMVQNAIEKAFNGEQNTISFWGLRKNKTIFPKEVVLSPGQFFGEKVTIAVSRDVSEHIKITNELTEAKNKAEENDKLKSSFLANMSHEIRTPMNAILGFSELVKDPSTDENERTQFLNIINKSSHHLLHLINDIVDISKIHANQLKINHNQCHLNALLHEKYISFRSDLDLLKNKDIKLELQFGLTNENDLVITDTNRLEQILNNIIGNSIKFTHKGKITICYELIDQEIIFSVTDTGIGIDQKQREIIFERFMQADTSIGREFGGTGLGLAISKACTELLGGEIWLESELGIGTKMSFSIPYITK
- a CDS encoding PAS domain-containing sensor histidine kinase, producing MISNTFRTSVVIRLVFIVINTFLFIWLFESHNYITSTISFVVMIIQMVLLIKYVEQTNRKLTRFFDNVKYNDFTSSFVSENKGESFNKLNESFNQVIQQFVKTRAEKEEHHNQLQTIVQHISIGIITYRTDGTIDIYNNAVKQLFKINNLKHIKELGSIDPDLPEKLLQLRQDDSKLIKIYQEDELMQLSIQATEFKKKGEEYLLVSVKNIHSELERKEIESWQKLIRVLTHEIMNSITPISSLASTVQELLPERVDHAMDEDDLDSMHQALSTISRRSSGLLGFVEVYRDLTRIPMPNFQRVVVKDLLFEAKLMLLHKTKNANIDIQIETTPENIGIMADPNLIEQVLINLLINAFHALEYQENPQIILTSRFNKNEHIIIEVADNGKGIKPDILDKIFMPFFTSKKEGSGIGLSLSRQIMHLHKGNIFVKSIQDKGSVFTLVF